In one Alosa alosa isolate M-15738 ecotype Scorff River chromosome 14, AALO_Geno_1.1, whole genome shotgun sequence genomic region, the following are encoded:
- the rgs14a gene encoding regulator of G-protein signaling 14a isoform X1 — translation MLLYSLVLHILFTMLVRVFNRMVALQGVSKLLPRLKLLYRKFGECRPNTCVRKRSTASDTRTQAVSDGELNMSKLSSRGSSHSLGTSGVQSSDGSASQVVSWAVGFEKLLEDPTGIEYFTAFLKSEVSAENILFWQACEKFRLIPQSQVDELKKEARLIYDTYLVDTSFHAVNIDDTARVDESALDCPTTAMFQKAQDQIFKLMKMDSYARFVRSPLYQGCMLACVEGKPLPSLDNSKGSRECITPISNRKKELDTRLTSSDSKANRRKRLEKRGSWGADVTFQRVALNRNESQISVKSTSSVELGYMHCKSENGRASLWDADLISSGGSGVGRPEKYCYVHLPDGTGSLVPTKPGHPLRDMLGGLCDKRGFPLKDVIIYLHGKDKQPLSLEQDSSVLNDQQVSLEVRVTLAVEVKSTGKTVGIIVKSSKTLRDALATLLQKHDIPPQDALVTMSGSQQPLKLNTSVFRLANKTICLDRVKGSVEGQRGPQATGPKGSPRTRKPYDMDGLMEVLSRVQSSRVEDQRGLLRAEHLELPQFLQLSEQEEGQRQGPGGGEGEGEDCKVPSKPADNAV, via the exons ATGTTATTGTACAGTTTGGTCTTACATATTTTGTTTACTATGCTTGTTCGTGTTTTTAACAGAATGGTTGCTCTGCAAGGCGTCAGCAAACTCTTACCTCGCTTGAAACTGCTGTATCGAAAATTTGGTGAATGCAGACCAAACACTTGTGTCCGAAAAAGATCCACAGCTTCTGACACCAGG ACCCAGGCTGTGTCGGATGGAG AGCTGAACATGTCGAAGTTGTCAAGCAGAGGCAGCAGCCACAGCCTCGGCACCTCGGGGGTTCAGAGCAGTGACGGGTCTGCCAGCCAAGTGGTCAGCTGGGCCGTGGGCTTTGAGAAGCTCCTGGAGGACCCGACGGGGATCGAGTACTTCACG GCTTTTCTGAAGTCCGAAGTGAGTGCAGAGAACATCCTGTTTTGGCAAGCCTGCGAGAAGTTCCGGCTAATCCCACAGAGCCAGGTGGATGAG CTGAAGAAGGAAGCCCGTTTGATCTACGACACTTATCTCGTAGACACTTCCTTTCATGCTGTCAACATCGATGACACGGCCCGCGTAGACGAGAGTGCCTTGGACTGCCCAACAACAGCCATGTTTCAAAAAGCCCAAGACCAG ATTTTTAAGCTGATGAAGATGGATAGCTATGCACGGTTCGTCCGCTCGCCACTCTACCAGGGCTGCATGCTGGCCTGTGTTGAGGGGAAACCGCTGCCTTCATTGGACAACAGCAAGGGTTCCCGAGAGTGCATCACACCAATCAGCAACAGGAAGAAG GAGCTGGACACGCGACTGACCTCCTCGGACAGTAAGGCCAACAGGAGGAAGAGGCTGGAGAAAAGAGGATCATGGGGAG CAGATGTAACCTTCCAACGTGTTGCCCTGAACCGGAACGAGTCCCAGATCTCGGTGAAGTCGACCAGTAGTGTGGAGCTTGGGTACATGCACTGTAAATCCGAG AATGGGCGAGCCAGTTTGTGGGATGCGGACCTGATTTCTAGTGGTGGCTCCGGTGTGGGGCGTCCAGAGAAGTACTGCTACGTGCACCTCCCGGATGGCACGGGGAGCCTGGTGCCCACCAAACCGGGCCACCCGCTACGGGATATGCTGGGTGGACTCTGTGACAAACGGGGTTTCCCTCTCAAAGATGTGATCATCTACCTGCACGGCAAAGACAAG CAACCCCTGTCACTGGAACAGGACAGCTCGGTGCTGAACGATCAGCAGGTGTCTCTGGAAGTCCGGGTGACGCTTGC GGTAGAGGTGAAATCCACTGGTAAAACGGTGGGTATCATTGTAAAGTCCAGCAAAACCTTGCGGGATGCTCTCGCTACACTGTTACAGAAACATGACATCCCCCCCCAGGATGCTCTCGTCACCAtg AGTGGATCACAGCAACCACTGAAGCTAAACACCAGTGTCTTCCGCCTGGCCAACAAGACGATATGTCTGGACCGAGTCAAAG GGAGTGTTGAAGGCCAGAGAGGTCCACAGGCTACTGGCCCGAAAGGCTCCCCGAGAACCAGGAAACCCTACGACATGGACG GTCTGATGGAGGTGCTGTCTCGTGTTCAGAGCAGCCGTGTGGAGGACCAGCGCGGCCTGCTGAGGGCGGAGCACCTGGAGCTGCCTCAGTTCCTGCAGCTCTCCGAGCAGGAGGAGGGCCAGAGACAAGGGCCTGGAGGGGGcgagggagagggtgaggacTGTAAGGTGCCCAGCAAGCCTGCTGACAATGCAGTTTAG
- the rgs14a gene encoding regulator of G-protein signaling 14a isoform X4: MVALQGVSKLLPRLKLLYRKFGECRPNTCVRKRSTASDTRTQAVSDGELNMSKLSSRGSSHSLGTSGVQSSDGSASQVVSWAVGFEKLLEDPTGIEYFTAFLKSEVSAENILFWQACEKFRLIPQSQVDELKKEARLIYDTYLVDTSFHAVNIDDTARVDESALDCPTTAMFQKAQDQIFKLMKMDSYARFVRSPLYQGCMLACVEGKPLPSLDNSKGSRECITPISNRKKELDTRLTSSDSKANRRKRLEKRGSWGADVTFQRVALNRNESQISVKSTSSVELGYMHCKSENGRASLWDADLISSGGSGVGRPEKYCYVHLPDGTGSLVPTKPGHPLRDMLGGLCDKRGFPLKDVIIYLHGKDKQPLSLEQDSSVLNDQQVSLEVRVTLAVEVKSTGKTVGIIVKSSKTLRDALATLLQKHDIPPQDALVTMSGSQQPLKLNTSVFRLANKTICLDRVKGSVEGQRGPQATGPKGSPRTRKPYDMDGLMEVLSRVQSSRVEDQRGLLRAEHLELPQFLQLSEQEEGQRQGPGGGEGEGEDCKVPSKPADNAV; encoded by the exons ATGGTTGCTCTGCAAGGCGTCAGCAAACTCTTACCTCGCTTGAAACTGCTGTATCGAAAATTTGGTGAATGCAGACCAAACACTTGTGTCCGAAAAAGATCCACAGCTTCTGACACCAGG ACCCAGGCTGTGTCGGATGGAG AGCTGAACATGTCGAAGTTGTCAAGCAGAGGCAGCAGCCACAGCCTCGGCACCTCGGGGGTTCAGAGCAGTGACGGGTCTGCCAGCCAAGTGGTCAGCTGGGCCGTGGGCTTTGAGAAGCTCCTGGAGGACCCGACGGGGATCGAGTACTTCACG GCTTTTCTGAAGTCCGAAGTGAGTGCAGAGAACATCCTGTTTTGGCAAGCCTGCGAGAAGTTCCGGCTAATCCCACAGAGCCAGGTGGATGAG CTGAAGAAGGAAGCCCGTTTGATCTACGACACTTATCTCGTAGACACTTCCTTTCATGCTGTCAACATCGATGACACGGCCCGCGTAGACGAGAGTGCCTTGGACTGCCCAACAACAGCCATGTTTCAAAAAGCCCAAGACCAG ATTTTTAAGCTGATGAAGATGGATAGCTATGCACGGTTCGTCCGCTCGCCACTCTACCAGGGCTGCATGCTGGCCTGTGTTGAGGGGAAACCGCTGCCTTCATTGGACAACAGCAAGGGTTCCCGAGAGTGCATCACACCAATCAGCAACAGGAAGAAG GAGCTGGACACGCGACTGACCTCCTCGGACAGTAAGGCCAACAGGAGGAAGAGGCTGGAGAAAAGAGGATCATGGGGAG CAGATGTAACCTTCCAACGTGTTGCCCTGAACCGGAACGAGTCCCAGATCTCGGTGAAGTCGACCAGTAGTGTGGAGCTTGGGTACATGCACTGTAAATCCGAG AATGGGCGAGCCAGTTTGTGGGATGCGGACCTGATTTCTAGTGGTGGCTCCGGTGTGGGGCGTCCAGAGAAGTACTGCTACGTGCACCTCCCGGATGGCACGGGGAGCCTGGTGCCCACCAAACCGGGCCACCCGCTACGGGATATGCTGGGTGGACTCTGTGACAAACGGGGTTTCCCTCTCAAAGATGTGATCATCTACCTGCACGGCAAAGACAAG CAACCCCTGTCACTGGAACAGGACAGCTCGGTGCTGAACGATCAGCAGGTGTCTCTGGAAGTCCGGGTGACGCTTGC GGTAGAGGTGAAATCCACTGGTAAAACGGTGGGTATCATTGTAAAGTCCAGCAAAACCTTGCGGGATGCTCTCGCTACACTGTTACAGAAACATGACATCCCCCCCCAGGATGCTCTCGTCACCAtg AGTGGATCACAGCAACCACTGAAGCTAAACACCAGTGTCTTCCGCCTGGCCAACAAGACGATATGTCTGGACCGAGTCAAAG GGAGTGTTGAAGGCCAGAGAGGTCCACAGGCTACTGGCCCGAAAGGCTCCCCGAGAACCAGGAAACCCTACGACATGGACG GTCTGATGGAGGTGCTGTCTCGTGTTCAGAGCAGCCGTGTGGAGGACCAGCGCGGCCTGCTGAGGGCGGAGCACCTGGAGCTGCCTCAGTTCCTGCAGCTCTCCGAGCAGGAGGAGGGCCAGAGACAAGGGCCTGGAGGGGGcgagggagagggtgaggacTGTAAGGTGCCCAGCAAGCCTGCTGACAATGCAGTTTAG
- the rgs14a gene encoding regulator of G-protein signaling 14a isoform X2, producing MLLYSLVLHILFTMLVRVFNRMVALQGVSKLLPRLKLLYRKFGECRPNTCVRKRSTASDTRTQAVSDGELNMSKLSSRGSSHSLGTSGVQSSDGSASQVVSWAVGFEKLLEDPTGIEYFTAFLKSEVSAENILFWQACEKFRLIPQSQVDELKKEARLIYDTYLVDTSFHAVNIDDTARVDESALDCPTTAMFQKAQDQIFKLMKMDSYARFVRSPLYQGCMLACVEGKPLPSLDNSKGSRECITPISNRKKELDTRLTSSDSKANRRKRLEKRGSWGDVTFQRVALNRNESQISVKSTSSVELGYMHCKSENGRASLWDADLISSGGSGVGRPEKYCYVHLPDGTGSLVPTKPGHPLRDMLGGLCDKRGFPLKDVIIYLHGKDKQPLSLEQDSSVLNDQQVSLEVRVTLAVEVKSTGKTVGIIVKSSKTLRDALATLLQKHDIPPQDALVTMSGSQQPLKLNTSVFRLANKTICLDRVKGSVEGQRGPQATGPKGSPRTRKPYDMDGLMEVLSRVQSSRVEDQRGLLRAEHLELPQFLQLSEQEEGQRQGPGGGEGEGEDCKVPSKPADNAV from the exons ATGTTATTGTACAGTTTGGTCTTACATATTTTGTTTACTATGCTTGTTCGTGTTTTTAACAGAATGGTTGCTCTGCAAGGCGTCAGCAAACTCTTACCTCGCTTGAAACTGCTGTATCGAAAATTTGGTGAATGCAGACCAAACACTTGTGTCCGAAAAAGATCCACAGCTTCTGACACCAGG ACCCAGGCTGTGTCGGATGGAG AGCTGAACATGTCGAAGTTGTCAAGCAGAGGCAGCAGCCACAGCCTCGGCACCTCGGGGGTTCAGAGCAGTGACGGGTCTGCCAGCCAAGTGGTCAGCTGGGCCGTGGGCTTTGAGAAGCTCCTGGAGGACCCGACGGGGATCGAGTACTTCACG GCTTTTCTGAAGTCCGAAGTGAGTGCAGAGAACATCCTGTTTTGGCAAGCCTGCGAGAAGTTCCGGCTAATCCCACAGAGCCAGGTGGATGAG CTGAAGAAGGAAGCCCGTTTGATCTACGACACTTATCTCGTAGACACTTCCTTTCATGCTGTCAACATCGATGACACGGCCCGCGTAGACGAGAGTGCCTTGGACTGCCCAACAACAGCCATGTTTCAAAAAGCCCAAGACCAG ATTTTTAAGCTGATGAAGATGGATAGCTATGCACGGTTCGTCCGCTCGCCACTCTACCAGGGCTGCATGCTGGCCTGTGTTGAGGGGAAACCGCTGCCTTCATTGGACAACAGCAAGGGTTCCCGAGAGTGCATCACACCAATCAGCAACAGGAAGAAG GAGCTGGACACGCGACTGACCTCCTCGGACAGTAAGGCCAACAGGAGGAAGAGGCTGGAGAAAAGAGGATCATGGGGAG ATGTAACCTTCCAACGTGTTGCCCTGAACCGGAACGAGTCCCAGATCTCGGTGAAGTCGACCAGTAGTGTGGAGCTTGGGTACATGCACTGTAAATCCGAG AATGGGCGAGCCAGTTTGTGGGATGCGGACCTGATTTCTAGTGGTGGCTCCGGTGTGGGGCGTCCAGAGAAGTACTGCTACGTGCACCTCCCGGATGGCACGGGGAGCCTGGTGCCCACCAAACCGGGCCACCCGCTACGGGATATGCTGGGTGGACTCTGTGACAAACGGGGTTTCCCTCTCAAAGATGTGATCATCTACCTGCACGGCAAAGACAAG CAACCCCTGTCACTGGAACAGGACAGCTCGGTGCTGAACGATCAGCAGGTGTCTCTGGAAGTCCGGGTGACGCTTGC GGTAGAGGTGAAATCCACTGGTAAAACGGTGGGTATCATTGTAAAGTCCAGCAAAACCTTGCGGGATGCTCTCGCTACACTGTTACAGAAACATGACATCCCCCCCCAGGATGCTCTCGTCACCAtg AGTGGATCACAGCAACCACTGAAGCTAAACACCAGTGTCTTCCGCCTGGCCAACAAGACGATATGTCTGGACCGAGTCAAAG GGAGTGTTGAAGGCCAGAGAGGTCCACAGGCTACTGGCCCGAAAGGCTCCCCGAGAACCAGGAAACCCTACGACATGGACG GTCTGATGGAGGTGCTGTCTCGTGTTCAGAGCAGCCGTGTGGAGGACCAGCGCGGCCTGCTGAGGGCGGAGCACCTGGAGCTGCCTCAGTTCCTGCAGCTCTCCGAGCAGGAGGAGGGCCAGAGACAAGGGCCTGGAGGGGGcgagggagagggtgaggacTGTAAGGTGCCCAGCAAGCCTGCTGACAATGCAGTTTAG
- the LOC125307401 gene encoding uncharacterized protein LOC125307401, protein MGICFDIGVVAMAQDCMPVICLNCNSSHIQKDSLDKACLGECKSTNTCISGLRPNSTCIKDFPLQLKASSMKINAGDPVSVSCEHNLTLDNIKEFIWLQDNKTLPCENTTQVNLKDSFPCKKASQLTLDDQFSDFNITCKIHSRCGNFTSDTLNITVTDNSLWILFICGGAAVFLILIFTLGMKLLLKRDIAQRQIRKRQNNVTNHATTTTTSTSE, encoded by the exons ATGGGTATTTGTTTTGATATAGGGGTGGTTGCCATGGCACAGGATTGCATGCCAGTGATATGTTTGAACTGTAACAGCAGCCACATTCAAAAGGACAGCTTAGATA AGGCTTGTCTTGGGGAGTGTAAGAGTACCAATACATGCATCAGCG GATTAAGGCCTAATTCAACCTGCATAAAAG ATTTTCCACTGCAGTTGAAAGCCTCTTCAATGAAGATCAATGCGGGGGACCCTGTCAGTGTCAGCTGTGAGCACAACCTCACTCTAGACAACATCAAAGAATTTATTTGGCTTCAGGACAATAAAACTTTACCTTGCGAAAACACAACCCAGGTGAACCTAAAGGACAGTTTTCCTTGTAAAAAAGCAAGCCAGCTGACCCTTGACGACCAATTCAGTGATTTCAACATCACCTGCAAAATACACAGTCGATGTGGTAACTTCACCTCGGACACCCTGAATATCACTGTTACAG ACAACAGCCTGTGGATCCTGTTTATTTGCGGAGGGGCTGCTGTTTTCCTTATTCTTATTTTCACTTTGGGCATGAAGCTTCTTCTCAAGAGGGATATTG CTCAGAGGCAGATCAGAAAGAGGCAAAACAATGTCACAAACCACgctactactacaactactagCACGTCTGAATGA
- the rgs14a gene encoding regulator of G-protein signaling 14a isoform X5, translating into MSKTMKSLEVPPGNMTQAVSDGELNMSKLSSRGSSHSLGTSGVQSSDGSASQVVSWAVGFEKLLEDPTGIEYFTAFLKSEVSAENILFWQACEKFRLIPQSQVDELKKEARLIYDTYLVDTSFHAVNIDDTARVDESALDCPTTAMFQKAQDQIFKLMKMDSYARFVRSPLYQGCMLACVEGKPLPSLDNSKGSRECITPISNRKKELDTRLTSSDSKANRRKRLEKRGSWGADVTFQRVALNRNESQISVKSTSSVELGYMHCKSENGRASLWDADLISSGGSGVGRPEKYCYVHLPDGTGSLVPTKPGHPLRDMLGGLCDKRGFPLKDVIIYLHGKDKQPLSLEQDSSVLNDQQVSLEVRVTLAVEVKSTGKTVGIIVKSSKTLRDALATLLQKHDIPPQDALVTMSGSQQPLKLNTSVFRLANKTICLDRVKGSVEGQRGPQATGPKGSPRTRKPYDMDGLMEVLSRVQSSRVEDQRGLLRAEHLELPQFLQLSEQEEGQRQGPGGGEGEGEDCKVPSKPADNAV; encoded by the exons ATGTCAAAGACCATGAAAAGCCTTGAAGTTCCACCTGGGAATATG ACCCAGGCTGTGTCGGATGGAG AGCTGAACATGTCGAAGTTGTCAAGCAGAGGCAGCAGCCACAGCCTCGGCACCTCGGGGGTTCAGAGCAGTGACGGGTCTGCCAGCCAAGTGGTCAGCTGGGCCGTGGGCTTTGAGAAGCTCCTGGAGGACCCGACGGGGATCGAGTACTTCACG GCTTTTCTGAAGTCCGAAGTGAGTGCAGAGAACATCCTGTTTTGGCAAGCCTGCGAGAAGTTCCGGCTAATCCCACAGAGCCAGGTGGATGAG CTGAAGAAGGAAGCCCGTTTGATCTACGACACTTATCTCGTAGACACTTCCTTTCATGCTGTCAACATCGATGACACGGCCCGCGTAGACGAGAGTGCCTTGGACTGCCCAACAACAGCCATGTTTCAAAAAGCCCAAGACCAG ATTTTTAAGCTGATGAAGATGGATAGCTATGCACGGTTCGTCCGCTCGCCACTCTACCAGGGCTGCATGCTGGCCTGTGTTGAGGGGAAACCGCTGCCTTCATTGGACAACAGCAAGGGTTCCCGAGAGTGCATCACACCAATCAGCAACAGGAAGAAG GAGCTGGACACGCGACTGACCTCCTCGGACAGTAAGGCCAACAGGAGGAAGAGGCTGGAGAAAAGAGGATCATGGGGAG CAGATGTAACCTTCCAACGTGTTGCCCTGAACCGGAACGAGTCCCAGATCTCGGTGAAGTCGACCAGTAGTGTGGAGCTTGGGTACATGCACTGTAAATCCGAG AATGGGCGAGCCAGTTTGTGGGATGCGGACCTGATTTCTAGTGGTGGCTCCGGTGTGGGGCGTCCAGAGAAGTACTGCTACGTGCACCTCCCGGATGGCACGGGGAGCCTGGTGCCCACCAAACCGGGCCACCCGCTACGGGATATGCTGGGTGGACTCTGTGACAAACGGGGTTTCCCTCTCAAAGATGTGATCATCTACCTGCACGGCAAAGACAAG CAACCCCTGTCACTGGAACAGGACAGCTCGGTGCTGAACGATCAGCAGGTGTCTCTGGAAGTCCGGGTGACGCTTGC GGTAGAGGTGAAATCCACTGGTAAAACGGTGGGTATCATTGTAAAGTCCAGCAAAACCTTGCGGGATGCTCTCGCTACACTGTTACAGAAACATGACATCCCCCCCCAGGATGCTCTCGTCACCAtg AGTGGATCACAGCAACCACTGAAGCTAAACACCAGTGTCTTCCGCCTGGCCAACAAGACGATATGTCTGGACCGAGTCAAAG GGAGTGTTGAAGGCCAGAGAGGTCCACAGGCTACTGGCCCGAAAGGCTCCCCGAGAACCAGGAAACCCTACGACATGGACG GTCTGATGGAGGTGCTGTCTCGTGTTCAGAGCAGCCGTGTGGAGGACCAGCGCGGCCTGCTGAGGGCGGAGCACCTGGAGCTGCCTCAGTTCCTGCAGCTCTCCGAGCAGGAGGAGGGCCAGAGACAAGGGCCTGGAGGGGGcgagggagagggtgaggacTGTAAGGTGCCCAGCAAGCCTGCTGACAATGCAGTTTAG
- the rgs14a gene encoding regulator of G-protein signaling 14a isoform X3: protein MRMVALQGVSKLLPRLKLLYRKFGECRPNTCVRKRSTASDTRTQAVSDGELNMSKLSSRGSSHSLGTSGVQSSDGSASQVVSWAVGFEKLLEDPTGIEYFTAFLKSEVSAENILFWQACEKFRLIPQSQVDELKKEARLIYDTYLVDTSFHAVNIDDTARVDESALDCPTTAMFQKAQDQIFKLMKMDSYARFVRSPLYQGCMLACVEGKPLPSLDNSKGSRECITPISNRKKELDTRLTSSDSKANRRKRLEKRGSWGADVTFQRVALNRNESQISVKSTSSVELGYMHCKSENGRASLWDADLISSGGSGVGRPEKYCYVHLPDGTGSLVPTKPGHPLRDMLGGLCDKRGFPLKDVIIYLHGKDKQPLSLEQDSSVLNDQQVSLEVRVTLAVEVKSTGKTVGIIVKSSKTLRDALATLLQKHDIPPQDALVTMSGSQQPLKLNTSVFRLANKTICLDRVKGSVEGQRGPQATGPKGSPRTRKPYDMDGLMEVLSRVQSSRVEDQRGLLRAEHLELPQFLQLSEQEEGQRQGPGGGEGEGEDCKVPSKPADNAV from the exons ATGAG AATGGTTGCTCTGCAAGGCGTCAGCAAACTCTTACCTCGCTTGAAACTGCTGTATCGAAAATTTGGTGAATGCAGACCAAACACTTGTGTCCGAAAAAGATCCACAGCTTCTGACACCAGG ACCCAGGCTGTGTCGGATGGAG AGCTGAACATGTCGAAGTTGTCAAGCAGAGGCAGCAGCCACAGCCTCGGCACCTCGGGGGTTCAGAGCAGTGACGGGTCTGCCAGCCAAGTGGTCAGCTGGGCCGTGGGCTTTGAGAAGCTCCTGGAGGACCCGACGGGGATCGAGTACTTCACG GCTTTTCTGAAGTCCGAAGTGAGTGCAGAGAACATCCTGTTTTGGCAAGCCTGCGAGAAGTTCCGGCTAATCCCACAGAGCCAGGTGGATGAG CTGAAGAAGGAAGCCCGTTTGATCTACGACACTTATCTCGTAGACACTTCCTTTCATGCTGTCAACATCGATGACACGGCCCGCGTAGACGAGAGTGCCTTGGACTGCCCAACAACAGCCATGTTTCAAAAAGCCCAAGACCAG ATTTTTAAGCTGATGAAGATGGATAGCTATGCACGGTTCGTCCGCTCGCCACTCTACCAGGGCTGCATGCTGGCCTGTGTTGAGGGGAAACCGCTGCCTTCATTGGACAACAGCAAGGGTTCCCGAGAGTGCATCACACCAATCAGCAACAGGAAGAAG GAGCTGGACACGCGACTGACCTCCTCGGACAGTAAGGCCAACAGGAGGAAGAGGCTGGAGAAAAGAGGATCATGGGGAG CAGATGTAACCTTCCAACGTGTTGCCCTGAACCGGAACGAGTCCCAGATCTCGGTGAAGTCGACCAGTAGTGTGGAGCTTGGGTACATGCACTGTAAATCCGAG AATGGGCGAGCCAGTTTGTGGGATGCGGACCTGATTTCTAGTGGTGGCTCCGGTGTGGGGCGTCCAGAGAAGTACTGCTACGTGCACCTCCCGGATGGCACGGGGAGCCTGGTGCCCACCAAACCGGGCCACCCGCTACGGGATATGCTGGGTGGACTCTGTGACAAACGGGGTTTCCCTCTCAAAGATGTGATCATCTACCTGCACGGCAAAGACAAG CAACCCCTGTCACTGGAACAGGACAGCTCGGTGCTGAACGATCAGCAGGTGTCTCTGGAAGTCCGGGTGACGCTTGC GGTAGAGGTGAAATCCACTGGTAAAACGGTGGGTATCATTGTAAAGTCCAGCAAAACCTTGCGGGATGCTCTCGCTACACTGTTACAGAAACATGACATCCCCCCCCAGGATGCTCTCGTCACCAtg AGTGGATCACAGCAACCACTGAAGCTAAACACCAGTGTCTTCCGCCTGGCCAACAAGACGATATGTCTGGACCGAGTCAAAG GGAGTGTTGAAGGCCAGAGAGGTCCACAGGCTACTGGCCCGAAAGGCTCCCCGAGAACCAGGAAACCCTACGACATGGACG GTCTGATGGAGGTGCTGTCTCGTGTTCAGAGCAGCCGTGTGGAGGACCAGCGCGGCCTGCTGAGGGCGGAGCACCTGGAGCTGCCTCAGTTCCTGCAGCTCTCCGAGCAGGAGGAGGGCCAGAGACAAGGGCCTGGAGGGGGcgagggagagggtgaggacTGTAAGGTGCCCAGCAAGCCTGCTGACAATGCAGTTTAG